The Oceanispirochaeta sp. genomic interval TCTCAAGGGCCTGTGACGCTTCCGGGCTTTTTTCCAGGCCGAATTGAGTGGCCGCCTCTTTTAGATGATCCAAAACAAGATCCGGTATAGTCTGAACAACAGTATTCATAAGATTCACTTCCTTCCTGGGGGATGAACTTAAGATAACCCTCTATTTCGATTGCCGGTATAGACCATTTGGCATGTTTAGTGATGAAAAAAAATGAAATCTGCAGTATATATATTGGAAGATGCAGAATACAAAGTGGTCCATGGAAGGACTGATGAAAGGGAACTCCCACTGGATTATCCCGGTAGATAAAAATGAAATTCTCATAGGGCGCAGTACGGAATGCAGCCTGATTCTGCAGGCGCCCTCAGTTTCCAGAAAGCATAGTCTCATTAGACTTTTCGGGGAGGGTGTATACCTGAAAGACCTGGGAAGCCGCAATGGGACCTTTGTGAACGGTGTCAGGATCATCGAAGAAAAACAGTTGCGGAACAACGATATCATACGTCTGGGTGAACTTGAATTCCGTCTGAGAGAACTGGATGAAAATGAAGAAAAGACACGCATTGATGCCGGGAAGGAGATAGAAAATGAGTTTATACATCACTATGGTCTTTCCGGCAGAGAAGAAGAAGTCCTCTACCTGCTGCTCAAAGGCCTGAAGACAAAAGAGATTGCCAAAAAGCTTTTTATTTCCCAGGGAACCGCAAAAAACCATGTTCTCAGCATTTATGCCAAGACAGACTGTCACAGCAGAATTGAAATCGCCCGGAAATTTCAGGAGTATTGATGTTCTTTTCAGAGCAGCAAAGTCTACAAGGAGATCAGCTTTTTAGATATCACCCATGAGCCTGTCATGTATTATTCCTATTCAATATGCTGATTATGATTCTTTTTACAGTTTCCTCGGATGTCCAACTTTTCATGGTCGTAATCGTCCAGCAGTTCCAGGCCTTTGGAAAACATTTTCAACATGGCGTTGCTGTCGGCATCCATTTCCCGTTCCATGGCCCGGTTAATGATCCGGATGCCGGTTTTGAGAGTTTCAATTTCCAGATTCTTTTGTTCTAAACGCTTTTCATTGATGGCATATCCCTGAACCAGATAATCCTTTAACCGGGCCGTGGCCCACTGGCGGAACTTTGTGGCTTGAGATGAGTTCACTCTATAACCTACTGACAGTATCATATCAAGATTATAGAAATTCATTTTCCTCTTTTTGCCATCAGAAGCAAGCTGTTCCAAAATGGAACAGCTTGAAGTCTGTTCTAATTCCTTCGCCTTATAAATATTCCCGATATGCTTTACAATGGCAGGTCTGTTGACACCAAAAAGAGTAGCTATAGTATGGGCATCAAGCCAAACAGTATCGTTTTCCAACTGAACCCGAATCTCTGTACCGTGAACAGATTTATATATCTCTACCTTATTTTCCATAGGATTTCTCCTTCTTTATTCGTTCCAGGAGTACACTAAACGGCTCGTAATCAGCCTCTTATTTGCAGGCAAATGAACCTGACTTATAGATTGAACAATCCACCGGGCATCTATCAACATTTGGTCAATTTTATCTCTTGCTATTTGTTCGGGATTTTGATTACTCACAAACATGTCCTTTTCATGGAATCAGACATTCAATCATAACTCATTGATGACGATGAATCAGTATAACTCAAATCCTCAACTGGAGGGTAAAACCTACCCCCAAATTGTGAATTCAGATTCATTCTAACCTTTTTTATTCACATCTCGGGAAAATGTCATGACCATTAAAACAGTTATAAGAGGATTAGACCGGGGAAGGATTTGAACTAGTCTGGAAAACCATTCTCTGTATGAGATTCTTATAAATAATTACTGCATCCTTTCGGATGCAGTATATTTAAGCGAAAGACGGGACTTCTCTCAACCTTCAGGCATCCTGCCTTCAGTCTTCGAGCCGCCTTCGTCACTAAATTGACATCCTGTCAATTTACGCTCCAAGCATTCGCGTCGTGACTATAATAATCATACCAGAGCAAAGCCATTTGCTCTGGTAATTCTATCGAATAGGCCAAAGGGTGGTTCAAGCCCCGAATCAAATTACCTGTGTATTAATTTAAGCGAAAGACGGGACTTGAACCCGCGACATCGACCTTGGCAAGGTCGAGCTCTACCACTGAGCTACTTTCGCAATTATTGAAATATAATAACCGATATCTCTTTATAATCAAGACCTTTCAGGAAGATTTTTTAAATGCCTCTAAGAGAACTTCCCCAAATCCGGCACAGAGAGTAATATTGATCCCATAAGATTTAACAGGTGGTTTCATGATACTTCTTTTTTGGTTTCTGGCTCTAGCCGGAGGATTACTGATTCTCAGTCTCAGTTCTGACTGGTTTGTAACATCCGCCGAAAAAATCGGGGTGTACTTCCGTCTGCCTGCCTTTATCATCGGTGTTGTCATCATCGGATTCGGAACATCCCTGCCTGAACTGGCATCCAGCATCGTTTCTGTCCTTCAGGATCAATCGGAAATTGTCATAGCCAATGCCATCGGTTCCAATATTACCAACATTTTTCTGGTTTTAGGTGTGAGTGCTCTTTTTGCCGGTTCCTATACAATTAAGCATGATATTTTCCAGACAGACCTCCCCTTCCTGGCGGGATCAGCTCTTCTCATTTCACTGATGACTTATGATTTAAATTACACTATTCCCGAGGCGTTGATCTGCCTGGCGGCGTTAGGGCTTTATCTGTACCGGTCCATCACACAGGGTCAGATTTCAGAGCAGATCAAGGACGAGTATGCAGTAGAAATTAAAAAACCATCCTCCATGAATTGGATCATCCTGGTAATCTCCCCGGTTCTGATCACGGTGGGAGCAAGCTTAACCGTCAAATCGGTAGTTGCCATTTCAGAGATCCTGAGGATCGGGACAGAAATCATTGCCGTCACGGCAGTCGCATTTGGCACATCCCTTCCGGAGGTCATGGTCTCCATACAGGCCGCCCGGAAAGGAAAGGGAGACATTGCCGTTGGTAACGTGATCGGCTCCAATATTTTTAATACTTTTGCCGTCATAGGTATCAGTACTCTCTTCGGTCCCCTGAAAATTCCAGAGAGCTATCGCATTCAGACTTTACCCATTTTTATCGGTGCAACCATCATGGCATATTTCATTGTGCAGGATAAAAAAGTGTTCCGCTTTGAAGGAATTCTTCTACTCCTGTTTTATGTCTATTTTCTGGGTAGTTCCTACGGATTCTTCTGATAAGAGGGAAGGAATCCAAGCTCCCTCCACCAGGAGTTCATAGGGATGAAACCGCCCCTTATAGGCCATCCGTGGAGTCTCTTCTATGTAATAGCCCAGGTAGTAGTACTCCAATCCCCGGGCTGCGGTTTCCCTGATTTCTTCCATAACACTGAAACTTCCCAGACTGTAATCTGAGTATTTCGGATCATAACAGAAATATACGGAGCTGAGCCCCTGACCCGCAATATCCAGGATGCCGAAACCTGCCAGAACTCCATCTATAAAATATTCGGATTGAAAAGAAGGGACTCCAGGATTGAAAAAATTCCTGAGGAACTCGTCTTGACTGCTTTCCTGAGCGAATTTCTGGCGGCTATGTTTCTCATAAATACTGTAGAGCTCTTCCCGGAATTTCAAGGGACCAAACACAACCCGGGTCTCCTTGTTTCTTTTTAGGACACGCTTCTGACTTTTTGTGGGGGTGAAGAATGGAGCGAAAACCCTGATGGATCTGCACTTCCGGCAGGAGGGACAGACCGGCCTGAAAAAGACTGTACCGAAACGTCTCCACCGATGATCCAGAAGATACTGAAACTGCCAGCTGTCGAGCTCTGTTCCGGCAAAATACTCCTGCCTGTACACTTCATCCTTGAGATAAGGACAGGTGTCGGGTAATGACAACAAAGGGCTGCTCAAGATCCTCATATCTGGATACTATCAGAATACACCGGAATGAAACTATACATGGAGACCTTCTGAGTGATAGATTTCACCATGAATAAAATTGAACTCCTCGCACCGGGGGGAAATCTGGACGCCGCTATGGCTGCTCTGGAAAACGGAGCCGATGCCGTCTACTGCGGTCTTCAGGAGTTTTCAGCCCGAAAGGGAGCCAAAAACTTCAGCCTGGATCAAATCAGCCGCCTCAGAGAATGGACGTTTCGGAACTCCAGAAAAATCTATATCACCCTCAACACCATATTAAAAGAGGATGAACTGCCCCGAATGCTGGGATATCTGCAGAAATTGGAAGAACTTCAGGTGGACAGTATTATCCTGCAGGATCCGGGGCTTGCCCGTATCATAAAAAAGGATTTCCCAGGATTAACCCTTCATGGATCGACACAGATGGCGGTTCACAATCATTCGGGCCTTCAGATTCTGAAGGAGATAGGCTTTTCCAGGGTGGTCCTCCCGCGGGAAATGACAATGAAAGAAATGGCTGTCTTCAGGAAAGCCCTGCCGGATATGGAGTATGAAGTCTTTATCCATGGGGCTCAATGCTACAGCTTTTCGGGGATGTGTCTGGCTTCAGGCATGCTCTTAGGCCGTTCTGCCAACAGGGGAGAGTGCGGTCAGATCTGCCGGACCTGGTTTGACAGAGAGATGGACAGAGGCTACTTCCTCTCATCCACAGATTTATGGGCGGGCTCCCGGGTTCTTGATCTTGAAGAGATAGGCATCACCTCCCTTAAGATAGAAGGAAGGATGAAGTCTCCTGCCTATGCCGCCGCGGTATCAAGCTATTACAGGGCGATCCTGGAGAAGCAGGCTCCCGAAGAAATTAAGACCCTGGAAGAGAACCTGAAGGTAGCTTTTTCCCGAAACTCCGGGATCGGGCATCTGAAATCGGCGAAAGGACAATCCATGGTCGACAGGGAGTTCCCGGGACACAGAGGCCTTCTACTGGGAAAGACTCTGGGTGGCAAGGGAAACTCTCTTATCATTGAAACCAGTCACACCCTGTATAAAAGAGATGGCCTGATGTTTGTAACACCCAGGGGTGAGGCTCAGTCCTTTTCACTGGATATGAAGGGCAATACAAAACTGGAACCAGGAAAAGTGAGTATCCCGATCCCCTTCATGGCCCCCCCAAAGGGTACGGAACTCTTCAAAATCCAATCTCATGATAATCACACAAAAAGCCTGAATGAGCAGAGTCTGCCTTTATTTAAAAGACCCCTGTCAGCGGAGCTCCGCCTCTCACCAGACAGAATAACCCTGGAGGTACCCGCCTTCGGGTACAGCAGAGACTTCCCTCTCTCTTCCGAGGAATCTACTGGTTCCAGGGGGCCGGAAGAGAAAATCAGGAATGAGTTTTTAAAATCCGCCGATTACAGTTTTATACTCTCAACACTGTCCATTGAGGGGCTTGGTATCGATCTGGACAGTCGCTTCATTCCACCTTCGGTGCTGAAGAAAGTCCGTCAGGAAGCCTATAGAACCCTGGAAGAAGCTCGCCAGCTTCAGGATCAGCGGAGACTCATGGAGCTGCAGAAGGAGCTCATCGAAGACGCTGGAAAGATCAGTATAGGAAAAACAAGACTTCCCCCCCGAAAAGACCTGAATCCGGAATCACAGGCTCTGCCGGTGCTGACACCGGGCAAAATCCGGACAGCCCGGGTGATAAAAGTTGATGATCGTCCCTGTCTGCCCCTGAGTCCATTGATATTCCCCGGGGAAGAAGGGGCCTTCAAAGAAGAACTGATGCGGTTAATCGACAAGAAAGGAAGCCTGATCGGCATCAATAACTGGGGGCACATCCAGATGTATCGGGATTGGAAAAAGCAGAACAAGGCCCTCCGATGGTACGGAGATACAGGGATGCTTCTGGCCAACAGCCAGGCTCAGCTCCTGATGGAAGAGCTGATGGGTCTTGAGACAGACGGCTCTTACGGATGGATCGAGGCCGAAAAATCCGAAATTCCCGACTTCTTCAGTAAAGTAGGAAAAGGATTCAAACCGCCTCTGTTCATCAGCCGGAACTGTTTCAAGAAACACAGTCTGGGAGGCAGCTGTCATGAATGCCGCCTCTCTTTCGAGTATGATCTGGATCAAAAGGGCAGAACCTATAAGGTCATTGTTCAGGACTGCCTGACCTGGATCTTTTTAGGGGAAAAAAACCTGCATTCGAAATGACCGGGCCCAGTCTTCCAGGACTCCGGCGGATTTCGGGTCTTCGGAGACGGCCCCCGAGGTGATGACAGCCCCCTCAGCGTTTGTGAGGGAATAGCTGAAGACCTCAGCCATATTGATTCTCAGGATCAGAGCCTCTTGAAAGTTTCCTGACGCTTCTGAGCGGAGAAGGAAACCGCTGCCCTTTAATAATCGGCGGATCTTCCTAGTCTGAGCGGGTCCTACTTTTGTTCCGCTCAGACGGAGAGACAGGGGAAGCCTGAGTCCATACTGAAGCAATCCTCCCGGATTCCGGGAATATACTTCGAGAAGGAGGAGATCCTTCTGTTGCGAATCGCGCCGTTTCAGCAGGAGGGCCATTTCTCTGAGAGCTTCTTCACGGGGCTCTGCTTCCCAGACCTGGTCAAACTGTAGGGCAGCCTGATTCAAACGCGTCCTGTCCCCCTGTTCACGGCCCAGCTCCAAATTATACCAGGGAGCCGCTTCGGGAAACACTTCCAGAGAATAGGCTTTGTTGTAGTACTTTTCTGAAAGGGAAGAGAAGCCTTCGGTCGCAGCCGCCAGAGTCAGGTTACCCCGGAGAACACTGCCTCCCTTTAATTGAGACTGACCTTCTTTAAAGGCCATGGTCCGGTATTTTATTTTGTAATACTTCGATTTAATAAGATATGAAACCCTCTCCAGGAATCGGGAGACCTTTTTCTTGACTCCCCACTCCCGGAGCAGGCTGGTCTGGAAGAAAAGCCCCCGGTACAACTGATGATACTGCTGGTAAAGATCGAGGGTGAACTGCTGCCGGTTCAAGCCGTAGTAGTACAGCCAGGATTCATCCTTACTTTCAGCAATCTTCTTCAACTGCTGCAATGCCAAAGATAAGAATCCCCGATTCAAATACAGGGCGACCAGATTGCTCCGGGACAGGGGCGTTTCATCCAATTCTATGGCCTCCAGGAATTCCTCTTCCGCCCGGGAATAATTTTGCCTCAGCATGTTCAGATCTCCCAGGGCAAGATGCCCTCCCGAACGGTTCATCAACTCCAGGGACAAGGAGGCATACTCTGCGGCGGCATCATAGTCATAGAATGATTTTTCCGCCAGGGACAGGTTGTAATATCCTACCGAGGCAAAATAGGAGTCCTGTTCTTCCAGGGCATCATGGATGGCTTCCAGATAGTAGAGCCTGCAGGATTCGGGTTCATTCATTTCTGAATACAGGGTTCCGAGGGTGAGGGAAAGGTTCCGGTCAAATTCTTTTTCCAGAGCCGCTTCTATAAGAACAATGCCCTTTTCCGGCTGATGAGTCTTGTAATACATCCATCCCATATCATCCAGTAAAGCCTCATTTCCTTCCTCATAAAGGTCTTCCAGATACTCAAGGGCCTCAAAATTTCTATCCAGGTACCCCAGGGTTGAGGCAACGTTCTCCCGAAGGATACTGTCACCAGGATTGAGACTCTCGGCATCCCCGAAGGAATTCATAGCCAGGGAGTAGAGTTCCCGGCTCTTATAAAGATCCCCTCGGGCCATGGGAAACCGGAAATCCCCAGGGTACTCCCGAAGTCCCTGGTCCAGAAGATCGAGAGCCTTGTCAAAAAAATCGGCGTCTACCGCTTCCTGGATTTGAAGAAGAAGATCCCCGGGATCGTCCTGGGCAGAAAGGCTGATGAACCCTGCCAGACAAAAGAAAGCAAGAATGATCTTATTTTTCACGGGAAGCTCCCTTGAGAAAGAGAACCAGGAAGTAGCGGATTTTCCTGAGTCCCCCCGCCCGGACAGAAAGGGATTTTCTGAATCCAGCTCCCAGATGGGAGAGAGTCTTCAGATCCTCCAGGGAGGACCTCCCAAAGCGGATCTTTTCATATAACCCGATGAATTCTTTCAGCCCAGGATTGGATCCGGCCTCGAAGGAAGAAGCAAAGTCTTGAAATGATTCTCCTCTTTTTCGTCTCCTCAGCTGGGATTCGGCAAGAATCATATGCAGATGAAAGAAGAAGGATGCCTTCTTCCGGGAATCCAGAGGGATAAGGAGTGTTCGAATCCTGTTGAAAATACGCAACAGCAGCAGAAAAACAGAGAGGAGACACAATAATTTTATCCCGAATAAAACAGGCCGGGAACCCTTCTGGTTCCACCAAAACCGTTTCCGCCGTTCTTCCAGGTTCGTCTCGGATGCTTCCACGGCCTTCAAATGATCCCGGTTATCCAGAATCTCTTTCAGGTAGGGTTCCATCTCCTGTGTTGAAAAAGGAACAAATTGAAACTCCTCCCCGGGAGCCGGGATCTGAGAGGTCGGATCAAATTCAATCCAGCCATACTCGGGAAAATAAACCTCCACCCAGGCATGAGCCTGATTAGCTTTTACGGGGTAATAGTTTAAGACCCCGCTTGAACCGTCGACCCAGAACCCCAGAGCCACCCGGGCAGGAATACCTACGCTGCGGCACAAAAGAGCCATGGAAAAGGCAAAATAGGAGCAATACCCTTTCCGGGTTTCAAAGAGAAAATACCGCAACTGATCTCCTTCTACCGATTCTCCAGGATGGAGAGAGTAAAAAAAGTTAAGCTGAAGGTATTCTTCAATGGCGATGACTCGATCATAATAGTCCTCTTTTCCCTCAACAAGCCTCTCCGCAAACTCCTTGATATCGCCCTGTGCCCCATAATTTGTATAATATTCCAGAAATTCCTTCTCCTGACCAGAAGATCCTTCCAGAGTCTTTGCTTCAAGAAGATCCCAGCCCCAGGATTGAGAAACCATGGATTCCACCTTGTACATTCTGGAAAAAGAGGACTGTTCCCAACTCTGATAGGGCGTCATTGAGACCGGGCTGTTCAGACCAAGAAAGGCGGAAGAATCGAAGTTCACCAGAAAGTACTCCTGAACCATCCTTTCTGTCAGGAGAAAATCAGGGGAATCCCAGGTCTCGGGCTGTTCTCCAACAAGGTATTCCGGCTGAAGACGCCCGGGGACCTCGAGAGTCCCACCGGGAACCCGGAAGAATCCTTTTTCAACCGAATAGTCAGAGAGGACGAACCGGCGGATCATAAAATCATCACCAAGGCCCTCTTTTTTCATCATGAAGACAAGATCATCTTTCATAGAAATTGAGCTTTCAAGACTGAGAAAATCCGAAAAATCAAACCGGAAGAGAGAAGACTCCAGCAATCCGCCTCCCTCTTTCAGGGACTCATTCCTGTAGTTGCGGTTCAGGAGCATGAGGGATAAAAGAGGAATGAGAAGCAAAAGAACCAGAGTGGGGAAAACAGTGATGAATCGGCCCTTCTCTCCGGCGGTCATGACCAGAAGGATCTGAAAAATGAGAAATAGGAATAGAACCCCATAGCCGGTCATCAACTTATCCAGAGGCAGAAGTAGCCGCCATCCCGACCGGCTCATGAGCAGGGAGAGTATCAGAATATAACTGAACACCACCAGGTAATGACTGAGCCGCCCTCGCCGGGCCAGGATGGTCAAAACTCGAGCCAGAAGTATACAGGGCAGAATCGGAAGCAGATAATTGTAAAACTGCAGCAGGAAAAGGTCATGAGGGAGAGGCAAAAGGACCGCCAGAGGAGCCAAAAGTCGGATCAGGGGAAACAGCAGCAGAAACAAGAGGGCCACTAAAAATCCAGTCATCCCGGGATGCCTCGACGGAAACAGAGTCAGGATTCCTCTCGTGGTCAGAGAAATGATAAGACCCAGGATAAGAAAAAGAATTATTCCACCGCTAAAGGAGAGAGCCCCTGAAAAATTCATCCAGAGGATGGAAAAGAGGAGATATTGCTGGAGGCGGTGCAATAACGGAGGATTAAGCCTTAACAAAAAGCCAGCCCTCCCTTGTATCGCCACGGAATTGGGATGATGGAAGGATGAGAATGCGAACCGCCTGAGGGTATTCCCTCTCCATAAGAGCCAGAGAATCTGAAGAGGGAGTCCCAGTTGAAAAATAGTAGAGGATTCCAACAGAACCCCGGTTTGTCCAGGAGCCTCTTTCCAGAGGCTCTGGTGGAAGGGACGCCAGAAGATTCTGCCGATCCCTCAGGGAAAGTTTTCCCAGGTCAGCCACCCCGGTATCCCCGGGGAAAAGCCCGGAAACCTGCAGACCTTCTTCGCTGAGGGAATCAAGAAGCCCCGCCAGTACCCTCAGGATCTGATCGACTTCGACAAAGGACTTAACCCGCTGAAGTCTTCGGAAATGAACCGGAGGAGGCGCATCCACTATAAGAAGAGCAGACTTTCGGGAAGGAGAGAGACTGCTCCCCTCCCGGATAAACAGTTCCTCATGGCGAGCCAGCATTTTCCAGTGGATTCTC includes:
- a CDS encoding FHA domain-containing protein; this translates as MQNTKWSMEGLMKGNSHWIIPVDKNEILIGRSTECSLILQAPSVSRKHSLIRLFGEGVYLKDLGSRNGTFVNGVRIIEEKQLRNNDIIRLGELEFRLRELDENEEKTRIDAGKEIENEFIHHYGLSGREEEVLYLLLKGLKTKEIAKKLFISQGTAKNHVLSIYAKTDCHSRIEIARKFQEY
- a CDS encoding RhuM family protein, whose amino-acid sequence is MENKVEIYKSVHGTEIRVQLENDTVWLDAHTIATLFGVNRPAIVKHIGNIYKAKELEQTSSCSILEQLASDGKKRKMNFYNLDMILSVGYRVNSSQATKFRQWATARLKDYLVQGYAINEKRLEQKNLEIETLKTGIRIINRAMEREMDADSNAMLKMFSKGLELLDDYDHEKLDIRGNCKKNHNQHIE
- a CDS encoding calcium/sodium antiporter; this encodes MILLFWFLALAGGLLILSLSSDWFVTSAEKIGVYFRLPAFIIGVVIIGFGTSLPELASSIVSVLQDQSEIVIANAIGSNITNIFLVLGVSALFAGSYTIKHDIFQTDLPFLAGSALLISLMTYDLNYTIPEALICLAALGLYLYRSITQGQISEQIKDEYAVEIKKPSSMNWIILVISPVLITVGASLTVKSVVAISEILRIGTEIIAVTAVAFGTSLPEVMVSIQAARKGKGDIAVGNVIGSNIFNTFAVIGISTLFGPLKIPESYRIQTLPIFIGATIMAYFIVQDKKVFRFEGILLLLFYVYFLGSSYGFF
- a CDS encoding arginyltransferase, which codes for MSLPDTCPYLKDEVYRQEYFAGTELDSWQFQYLLDHRWRRFGTVFFRPVCPSCRKCRSIRVFAPFFTPTKSQKRVLKRNKETRVVFGPLKFREELYSIYEKHSRQKFAQESSQDEFLRNFFNPGVPSFQSEYFIDGVLAGFGILDIAGQGLSSVYFCYDPKYSDYSLGSFSVMEEIRETAARGLEYYYLGYYIEETPRMAYKGRFHPYELLVEGAWIPSLLSEESVGTTQKIDIKQE
- a CDS encoding U32 family peptidase, whose translation is MIDFTMNKIELLAPGGNLDAAMAALENGADAVYCGLQEFSARKGAKNFSLDQISRLREWTFRNSRKIYITLNTILKEDELPRMLGYLQKLEELQVDSIILQDPGLARIIKKDFPGLTLHGSTQMAVHNHSGLQILKEIGFSRVVLPREMTMKEMAVFRKALPDMEYEVFIHGAQCYSFSGMCLASGMLLGRSANRGECGQICRTWFDREMDRGYFLSSTDLWAGSRVLDLEEIGITSLKIEGRMKSPAYAAAVSSYYRAILEKQAPEEIKTLEENLKVAFSRNSGIGHLKSAKGQSMVDREFPGHRGLLLGKTLGGKGNSLIIETSHTLYKRDGLMFVTPRGEAQSFSLDMKGNTKLEPGKVSIPIPFMAPPKGTELFKIQSHDNHTKSLNEQSLPLFKRPLSAELRLSPDRITLEVPAFGYSRDFPLSSEESTGSRGPEEKIRNEFLKSADYSFILSTLSIEGLGIDLDSRFIPPSVLKKVRQEAYRTLEEARQLQDQRRLMELQKELIEDAGKISIGKTRLPPRKDLNPESQALPVLTPGKIRTARVIKVDDRPCLPLSPLIFPGEEGAFKEELMRLIDKKGSLIGINNWGHIQMYRDWKKQNKALRWYGDTGMLLANSQAQLLMEELMGLETDGSYGWIEAEKSEIPDFFSKVGKGFKPPLFISRNCFKKHSLGGSCHECRLSFEYDLDQKGRTYKVIVQDCLTWIFLGEKNLHSK
- a CDS encoding transglutaminase family protein, yielding MLRLNPPLLHRLQQYLLFSILWMNFSGALSFSGGIILFLILGLIISLTTRGILTLFPSRHPGMTGFLVALLFLLLFPLIRLLAPLAVLLPLPHDLFLLQFYNYLLPILPCILLARVLTILARRGRLSHYLVVFSYILILSLLMSRSGWRLLLPLDKLMTGYGVLFLFLIFQILLVMTAGEKGRFITVFPTLVLLLLIPLLSLMLLNRNYRNESLKEGGGLLESSLFRFDFSDFLSLESSISMKDDLVFMMKKEGLGDDFMIRRFVLSDYSVEKGFFRVPGGTLEVPGRLQPEYLVGEQPETWDSPDFLLTERMVQEYFLVNFDSSAFLGLNSPVSMTPYQSWEQSSFSRMYKVESMVSQSWGWDLLEAKTLEGSSGQEKEFLEYYTNYGAQGDIKEFAERLVEGKEDYYDRVIAIEEYLQLNFFYSLHPGESVEGDQLRYFLFETRKGYCSYFAFSMALLCRSVGIPARVALGFWVDGSSGVLNYYPVKANQAHAWVEVYFPEYGWIEFDPTSQIPAPGEEFQFVPFSTQEMEPYLKEILDNRDHLKAVEASETNLEERRKRFWWNQKGSRPVLFGIKLLCLLSVFLLLLRIFNRIRTLLIPLDSRKKASFFFHLHMILAESQLRRRKRGESFQDFASSFEAGSNPGLKEFIGLYEKIRFGRSSLEDLKTLSHLGAGFRKSLSVRAGGLRKIRYFLVLFLKGASREK
- a CDS encoding DUF58 domain-containing protein, with translation MTCPALPGRFSDTQDVFSTLTGLPRIRNLITFLVMDLSWDPFRRVHIRIPCEKGPYALPRGTYRVTGFRLILTDWAGFFAYSIGGTAPVQVTVYPSPQARISGMPTSSIQAPERQSLLSFLKNQDFFEVRPYYPGDDPRRIHWKMLARHEELFIREGSSLSPSRKSALLIVDAPPPVHFRRLQRVKSFVEVDQILRVLAGLLDSLSEEGLQVSGLFPGDTGVADLGKLSLRDRQNLLASLPPEPLERGSWTNRGSVGILYYFSTGTPSSDSLALMEREYPQAVRILILPSSQFRGDTREGWLFVKA